In Bactrocera oleae isolate idBacOlea1 chromosome 5, idBacOlea1, whole genome shotgun sequence, a genomic segment contains:
- the LOC138857518 gene encoding protein GVQW3-like: MELSGSGLLMHDTRRESHLFLLSCVESLQMLEKACAESILSKIQIYDWYKAFKDGRETVEDMSRSDRSSTCTTDENIKKVREIVRESRHASIIEVASTLIIGREAARLILTDNLAMRRVNAWLVPKELNFS; encoded by the exons atggAACTGTCCGGCTCAGGTCTGCTGATGCACGATACGCGACGGGAATCT CActtatttttgttaagttgTGTCGAATCATTGCAAATGTTAGAAAAGGCTTGTGCTGAATCTATTTTATCGAAAATCCAAATCTACGACTGGTACAAAGCCTTTAAGGATGGTCGAGAAACCGTCGAAGACATGTCTCGATCCGATCGCTCTTCGACGTGTACCACTGAcgaaaacatcaaaaaagtgaGGGAAATCGTGCGCGAAAGTCGTCATGCGAGTATTATCGAGGTAGCAAGTACGCTAATCATCGGCCGtgaagcagctcgtttgattttgaccgataatTTGGCCATGAGACGCGTCAATGCTTGGCTTGTAccaaaagagctgaatttttCGTAA